The following are from one region of the Littorina saxatilis isolate snail1 linkage group LG2, US_GU_Lsax_2.0, whole genome shotgun sequence genome:
- the LOC138959662 gene encoding toll-like receptor 4, with amino-acid sequence MASVEESVPGLLYRGRFGRWKLLLAFVLTMALRGSQQTSSISILRPFTPCGPCVCNGTVADCSNRGLGYPAPKGLPDDLIRLSLRNNSIFDLGPRVFARFTSLEWLDLSDNILFENVIPVDAFNGLGRLRELNLSSNWLTLNGDYSAKGPFDSLTSLQRLDLSNNLLEKVEPLLFRALRSTLHWLDLSRNNIIYEGESKWLIQYLDNLTYLDLSHNNLKNLSRGLFKQGLQTLNLSYNSIPPSDEAYPEDTFEDLKDTLIELHVKANCNSSNTTATVHYPDIALSRLYNLQVLQIDGLLHQSFGAGFLNLTSLRTLDLSGKGGGFCYMRSLSNETFKNFANSLRTLNLSLCSISTIDTGTFSPLGVSLRVLDLSYNVGLGFDTLGDAVYGLQGSVLKELYINSIVEPFSLCVKVSEWNTRYFPETSIEFISARNNRLEVFCQGALNNMPNTLSRVDLYGNRLVFGPYFKDFVNLVGLTDLEVDGHAFAFHPPVRYPAEDTGECEASDGEMSQCRLGWRPYGDHIWVDQEHTDMNEQTESWNLQEFMKTEGLTFRLPPNLMTFKSRWNELFYRLEGIRFDPNNSLVSLNFRSNLLTTWTGPVSGLDKLESLTLQNNLAFRFKTSFFKDFRSVKKLYLSKNYLNVVLSDDEEGLLFGPLDKLEYLDISRNYLYTLPRQVFKGLVSLRFLNLSRNFIAFFGVNITHMANLSMIDLSSNKIKYLSYEIMSHLDTIAERIEVHLDLTMNPLACTCEQMDFLRWVQQSEVVLPSSERYICLMSSGNYERKTDIFKVIGQLESSCMDKFGIFVGAASCAFCLLVAMLSALVYRYRWKLRYLYYASRLAYRRLQTCDNDNDDFEFDAFVSYSSEDNDFVHGELLEELETWAGLRLNVHNRDFIPGRPIPSNIVSAVQSSRRTLVVLSRELVQSEWCHYEMQMATMEAAHTGRDVLLFLLYEDVPSQQLPRDVLYNLQSSTYITFPGTRAEPSLVRDFWARLAQAIRL; translated from the exons ATGGCGTCTGTCGAAGAATCGGTGCCAGGATTGTTGTACAGGGGAAG ATTCGGACGATGGAAGCTTCTGCTTGCCTTCGTGCTGACTATGGCCTTAAGAGGAAGTCAACAAACTTCATCCATCTCCATATTACGACCCTTTACGCCATGTGGACCGTGCGTGTGTAACGGCACAGTGGCTGACTGCTCTAATCGAGGATTGGGATACCCAGCTCCCAAGGGACTGCCTGACGACCTCATCAGATTGTCTCTTCGCAACAACTCCATCTTTGACTTGGGTCCGAGAGTGTTTGCACGCTTTACTTCGCTTGAATGGCTCGATCTGTCCGACAACATCCTCTTTGAAAATGTCATCCCTGTCGATGCCTTCAATGGTCTGGGCCGCCTTCGTGAACTGAATCTAAGTAGTAACTGGCTGACCCTTAATGGCGACTACTCTGCCAAAGGACCGTTTGACAGCCTCACGTCTTTGCAACGTCTAGACCTGTCCAACAACTTACTTGAGAAGGTCGAGCCGTTGCTCTTCCGAGCGCTGCGTAGCACCTTGCACTGGCTTGATCTCAGCCGGAACAATATCATCTATGAGGGAGAAAGCAAGTGGCTCATACAGTACCTCGACAACCTTACATATCTCGATTTATCGCACAATAATCTGAAGAACCTAAGCCGGGGACTGTTCAAGCAAGGACTGCAGACGTTGAACCTCAGCTACAACAGCATTCCACCGAGCGATGAAGCCTATCCTGAGGACACGTTTGAAGACCTAAAGGATACCCTCATTGAGCTGCACGTCAAAGCCAACTGTAACTCGTCCAACACAACAGCTACTGTACACTATCCCGACATAGCCTTATCCAGGCTTTATAACCTTCAGGTTCTACAGATAGACGGACTCCTTCACCAGAGCTTTGGAGCTGGCTTTCTGAACCTGACAAGTCTCAGGACGCTAGATCTCTCTGGAAAGGGTGGAGGGTTTTGTTACATGAGATCTCTGTCAAACGAAACTTTTAAAAACTTCGCAAATTCTCTTCGAACCCTCAACCTGTCACTGTGCAGCATTAGCACAATAGACACTGGCACTTTCTCTCCTCTTGGTGTATCTCTTCGTGTTCTGGACTTGTCCTACAATGTTGGCCTGGGCTTTGACACACTGGGAGACGCGGTCTACGGGTTGCAGGGCTCTGTTCTCAAGGAACTGTACATCAACTCTATCGTAGAACCATTCAGTCTCTGTGTCAAAGTGTCAGAGTGGAACACTCGCTACTTTCCTGAAACGAGTATTGAGTTCATCTCTGCCAGAAACAATCGCCTTGAGGTCTTCTGTCAGGGAGCCCTGAACAACATGCCCAACACCCTCAGCAGAGTTGATCTTTACGGCAACCGTCTGGTCTTTGGACCTTATTTCAAGGACTTTGTAAACCTTGTGGGACTGACAGACCTGGAAGTTGACGGTCACGCGTTTGCTTTCCACCCACCTGTTCGTTACCCTGCCGAGGATACTGGAGAATGCGAAGCATCTGACGGAGAGATGTCTCAATGCCGCTTGGGTTGGAGACCCTATGGAGATCATATATGGGTTGATCAGGAGCACACAGACATGAATGAACAAACAGAATCGTGGAATCTACAGGAGTTTATGAAAACAGAAGGTCTTACCTTCCGACTTCCTCCTAACCTAATGACGTTCAAGTCTCGCTGGAATGAACTGTTCTACCGACTTGAGGGGATCAGATTTGACCCCAACAACTCTCTTGTCAGCCTGAATTTTCGGAGCAATCTTCTGACAACATGGACCGGACCCGTGAGCGGACTTGATAAGTTAGAATCCCTTACTCTTCAGAACAACTTAGCATTTAGGTTTAAAACAAGTTTTTTCAAGGATTTCAGGTCAGTCAAGAAATTGTATCTCTCTAAAAATTATCTGAACGTCGTCCTTTCTGATGACGAGGAAGGGTTACTTTTCGGGCCTTTGGATAAGCTGGAATATTTAGACATATCCAGAAACTACTTGTACACTTTGCCAAGGCAAGTCTTTAAAGGTCTCGTCAGTCTAAGGTTTCTGAATCTCAGTCGAAATTTTATTGCATTTTTCGGCGTCAACATCACGCACATGGCTAATCTGTCCATGATAGACCTCTCATCCAACAAAATCAAGTACCTGTCATATGAGATAATGAGCCACCTGGACACGATAGCAGAGCGTATCGAAGTGCATCTGGACCTGACGATGAACCCGTTGGCCTGTACGTGTGAACAAATGGATTTCTTGAGGTGGGTTCAACAGAGTGAGGTTGTGCTTCCCAGCAGTGAGCGTTATATTTGTCTGATGTCAAGTGGTAATTACGAACGGAAGACCGACATCTTCAAGGTGATTGGTCAGCTTGAGTCATCATGCATGGACAAATTCGGTATATTTGTAGGAGCTGCCTCTTGTGCCTTCTGCTTGCTGGTAGCTATGCTCTCAGCCCTCGTCTACCGCTATCGCTGGAAGCTGCGCTACCTCTACTACGCCTCCCGCCTGGCCTACAGACGCCTGCAGACCtgcgacaacgacaacgacgacttTGAGTTCGACGCCTTTGTGTCGTACTCGTCGGAAGACAACGACTTTGTGCACGGTGAGCTGCTGGAGGAGCTGGAGACGTGGGCGGGTCTTCGTCTGAACGTGCACAACCGTGACTTCATCCCCGGTCGTCCCATCCCGTCCAACATCGTCAGCGCCGTTCAGAGCAGTCGCCGCACGCTGGTGGTGCTGTCCCGGGAGCTGGTGCAGTCCGAGTGGTGTCACTACGAGATGCAGATGGCCACGATGGAAGCGGCGCACACAGGACGTGACGTCTTGCTCTTCCTGCTGTACGAGGACGTGCCGTCACAGCAACTGCCGCGTGACGTGCTGTACAACCTGCAGTCCTCCACCTACATCACCTTCCCCGGCACTCGGGCGGAACCGTCACTCGTCCGTGACTTCTGGGCCAGACTAGCTCAGGCCATCAGACTGTGA